A part of Miscanthus floridulus cultivar M001 chromosome 6, ASM1932011v1, whole genome shotgun sequence genomic DNA contains:
- the LOC136460874 gene encoding F-box protein At2g16365-like has translation MFSVSRTENENAEGTLLEMKLGTSGGCPKQQDSKRVAHPGPAFGRECEMQPVNASTTSKGNDVGTGDHGMVFANPLQNENEDLRTHIVNSTIKLTESCNLNGKIENMVPTKSKSETLALGKPPDGKRKKQFTTKTNTLYSGTNHASGFVSSSTHKDSGSPNIAKSERIVTSSIQGVSSCSGGNKTLNVSAENYKSCPKETCTNKKEWSMSKTSSMNMDLVLFQMSRMTNPISSALIESAVCLEPSDKWLKRLQHDILDHHLPCSKRSKVGDGLPPEGACTVFGQEVNFDIKKADVINQAKEVQLRYGRLINKQNLKGSLISAKNLNRWIGRWCQGSAPISHGASNAEKETLKFNTPPDGLEGQFPSIAAMAMTGRAMNKLRPCELQKRGPSVAWKTQGL, from the exons ATGTTCTCAGTAAGCAGAACAGAGAACGAAAATGCTGAAGGTACACTCCTGGAAATGAAATTAGGAACATCAGGAGGATGCCCAAAGCAACAAGACTCTAAGAGAGTAGCACATCCTGGGCCAGCGTTTGGTAGAGAATGTGAGATGCAACCAGTTAATGCTTCTACCACCAGTAAAGGGAATGATGTGGGGACTGGTGATCATGGTATGGTCTTTGCTAATCCATTACAAAATGAAAATGAGGATCTGCGTACACACATAGTGAATTCTACAATAAAGTTGACAGAATCTTGCAACTTAAATGGTAAAATTGAAAACATGGTGCCAACGAAGAGCAAGAGTGAAACATTGGCTCTTGGGAAACCACCAGATGGCAAACGAAAG AAACAGTTCACGACTAAAACTAATACTTTGTACAGTGGTACAAATCATGCATCAG GCTTTGTGTCATCATCAACACACAAG GACTCTGGTTCTCCAAACATTGCAAAATCTGAGCGGATAGTAACTTCATCTATCCAAGGAGTTTCAAGCTGCAGTGGAGGAAATAAAACTCTGAATGTGAGTGCAGAAAATTACAAGTCTTGTCCGAAAGAAACATGCACCAATAAGAAAGAATGGAGCATGTCAAAGACATCAAGCATGAACATGGATCTAGTTCTTTTTCAGATGAGCAGAATGACAAATCCAATTTCCAGTGCTCTAATTGAGTCAGCAGTATGTTTAGAGCCAAGTGACAAGTGGCTCAAACGTCTGCAACATGATATCTTAGATCATCATTTGCCTTGTTCCAAGAGATCAAAGGTTGGGGATGGCTTGCCACCGGAAGGAGCATGTACCGTCTTTGGTCAAGAGGTTAATTTTGATATTAAAAAAGCCGACGTGATCAACCAGGCAAAGGAGGTCCAGCTAAGGTATGGAAGATTGATtaacaaacaaaacctaaaaggCTCTCTCATTTCGGCAAAAAATCTTAACCGTTGGATAGGAAGATGGTGCCAAGGTAGTGCCCCTATTTCCCATGGTGCTTCAAATGCTGAAAAGGAAACACTGAAGTTTAATACGCCACCTGATGGTCTTGAAGGTCAGTTTCCAAGCATTGCTGCAATGGCAATGACGGGGCGAGCAATGAACAAGCTGCGACCGTGTGAACTTCAGAAAAGGGGCCCTTCGGTAGCGTGGAAGACACAGGGGTTGTGA